In Actinoplanes derwentensis, the following proteins share a genomic window:
- a CDS encoding ricin-type beta-trefoil lectin domain protein → MSPHRLFRDERGSLPMAMLVVTIGLSLSAMLLPVILRQVTSTRTVNDRNSALNGAQIGLDVVMARVRAASTLNDKDKLMGQLEDMPGCDITGDGGVDGTGESLRYIVTIVYKDQDGKALACPLTKVPTTATVTSQGLRSSASTGDTSGSRTLNATYNFFTSNTNIPGGTIQIAASTVGSLCFDAGSKTPAVGTALVVKTCNGGSNQQFGYTEDLYLKLVNSETTAATDGLCLHSGATHSNNNPVTLQKCPTDSRNTLYQWSLDGASLFHSTSSKSAIESTCINMKTANTIGSAVILNSCSVNTSVTVWRSSAGVGAGMAGDSTNQLVNYSQFSRCLDVTNQDAGYSYMIAWFCKQSPSGAVDWNQIWVHPVPVAPAVKETGAITVTSKDGKTKYCLKTPNSTATNAYVTTMTCPATPSNNKDLMWTVVHNTGDYATSYRIEDKNGYCLQPTDLNSSPKDTHSDGTSKVKVGKCSSSELQKWNAPANLSRLTPLTDVREN, encoded by the coding sequence ATGAGCCCACATCGCCTCTTCCGGGACGAACGCGGATCGCTGCCGATGGCGATGCTGGTCGTGACCATCGGCCTGTCCCTGTCCGCCATGCTGTTGCCGGTGATCCTGCGGCAGGTCACCAGCACCCGCACCGTGAACGACCGCAACAGCGCCCTCAACGGCGCGCAGATCGGGCTCGACGTGGTGATGGCCCGGGTCCGGGCGGCCTCCACCCTCAACGACAAGGACAAGTTGATGGGCCAGCTGGAGGACATGCCCGGCTGCGACATCACCGGTGACGGCGGGGTCGACGGCACCGGCGAGTCGCTGCGGTACATCGTCACCATCGTCTACAAGGACCAGGACGGCAAGGCTCTGGCCTGCCCGCTCACCAAGGTGCCGACCACCGCGACGGTCACCTCGCAGGGTCTGCGCAGCAGCGCCTCCACCGGTGACACGTCCGGCTCGCGCACCCTCAACGCCACCTACAACTTCTTCACCAGCAACACCAACATCCCGGGCGGTACGATCCAGATCGCCGCGTCCACCGTCGGCAGCCTCTGCTTCGACGCCGGCTCGAAGACGCCCGCGGTCGGCACCGCGCTCGTCGTGAAGACCTGCAACGGCGGCAGTAATCAGCAGTTCGGCTACACCGAGGACCTGTATCTCAAGCTGGTCAACTCGGAGACGACGGCCGCGACCGACGGCCTCTGCCTGCACTCCGGGGCGACCCACTCCAACAACAACCCGGTCACCCTGCAGAAGTGCCCGACGGACTCCCGTAACACGCTGTACCAGTGGAGCCTCGACGGCGCCAGCCTGTTCCACTCGACCAGCTCGAAATCGGCGATCGAGAGCACCTGCATCAACATGAAGACCGCCAACACCATCGGCAGCGCGGTCATCCTCAACTCGTGCTCGGTGAACACCTCGGTCACCGTGTGGCGGTCGTCCGCGGGTGTCGGCGCCGGCATGGCCGGTGACTCCACCAACCAGCTGGTCAACTACTCCCAGTTCAGCCGCTGCCTGGACGTGACGAACCAGGACGCCGGGTACTCGTACATGATCGCGTGGTTCTGCAAGCAGAGTCCCAGCGGCGCGGTCGACTGGAACCAGATCTGGGTGCACCCGGTCCCGGTGGCGCCGGCCGTCAAGGAGACCGGTGCGATCACCGTGACCAGCAAGGACGGCAAGACCAAGTACTGCCTCAAGACGCCGAACAGCACAGCCACCAACGCGTACGTCACGACGATGACCTGCCCGGCCACCCCGTCCAACAACAAGGACCTGATGTGGACCGTCGTGCACAACACCGGTGACTACGCGACGAGTTACCGCATCGAGGACAAGAACGGCTACTGCCTCCAGCCGACCGACCTGAACTCCTCGCCGAAGGACACCCACTCGGACGGCACCAGCAAGGTCAAGGTCGGTAAGTGCAGCAGCTCGGAACTCCAGAAGTGGAACGCGCCGGCAAACCTCAGCCGGCTCACCCCGCTGACCGACGTCCGGGAGAACTAG
- a CDS encoding SigE family RNA polymerase sigma factor: MRDEAFRAYFERHHASLSRLAYLMTGESSVADDLAADALTEVWRHWDRVTAADDPAAYGHGIVMNLARNWVRRRGRERLLSFEALRRDTDVPAVLDVRGALRRLPHRRRACVVLRYAFDLPEREVAAILGISVGAVKSATSRGAKQLAGMLGDHVGIDGWEAAR; encoded by the coding sequence GTGCGTGATGAGGCGTTCCGTGCGTACTTCGAGCGGCATCATGCCTCCCTGTCCCGTCTGGCGTACCTGATGACCGGCGAGTCGTCGGTGGCCGACGATCTGGCCGCCGACGCGCTGACCGAGGTGTGGCGGCACTGGGATCGGGTGACCGCGGCCGACGACCCGGCCGCCTACGGTCATGGCATCGTGATGAACCTGGCCCGCAACTGGGTGCGCCGGCGCGGCCGGGAGCGGCTGCTGTCGTTCGAGGCGCTGCGCCGCGACACCGATGTGCCGGCGGTCCTGGACGTGCGTGGCGCGCTCCGTAGACTTCCGCATCGGAGACGTGCCTGCGTGGTCCTGCGGTACGCGTTCGACCTGCCGGAACGGGAGGTCGCCGCGATCCTGGGGATCTCCGTGGGCGCGGTGAAGAGCGCCACGTCCCGGGGTGCGAAGCAGCTCGCCGGGATGCTGGGTGATCATGTCGGCATCGACGGCTGGGAGGCGGCGCGGTGA
- a CDS encoding TSUP family transporter, with translation MEISWQTGPAGFAAGLLISIVTAPVGGVYGIGEGSLLGPILAGRGIPMSTVAPAALAATFVSSVAGSGTYALIAVTTGGAEIAPHWVLGLLCGLGGLIGGYLGARPQRHIPEAALWFLRGALAVALAVSYLDF, from the coding sequence ATGGAGATCAGCTGGCAGACCGGGCCGGCCGGGTTCGCCGCCGGCCTGCTCATCTCGATCGTGACGGCACCCGTCGGCGGCGTCTACGGCATCGGCGAGGGCTCCCTGCTCGGCCCGATCCTGGCGGGCCGCGGGATCCCGATGTCGACCGTCGCCCCGGCCGCGCTGGCCGCCACCTTCGTCAGCTCGGTCGCCGGGTCCGGCACCTACGCCCTGATCGCCGTCACCACCGGCGGCGCCGAGATCGCCCCGCACTGGGTGCTGGGCCTGCTCTGCGGTCTCGGCGGCCTGATCGGCGGTTACCTCGGCGCCCGGCCGCAACGGCACATCCCGGAAGCCGCCCTGTGGTTCCTGCGCGGTGCCCTCGCGGTCGCCCTGGCCGTCTCCTACCTGGACTTCTAG
- a CDS encoding quinone oxidoreductase family protein has translation MRAILVSRLGGPEVLEAAELDDPVAEPGRTLVDVTAAGVNYADTHRTDGSYRAAVVLPFVPGTEVAGVGPDGRRVVALLFPGGGYASRASVADGDLVEIPDKVDDASALALLVQGLTAWHLLRGSARLSQGETVVVGAASGGVGTVAVQLAAQFGAGRVIAAASTAQKRERALRLGADVAVDSAADGYAERILEATSGRGADVILDSTGGDTLAAALGGLAHYGRLISYGNASRQGRAPVDPGALADRNTSVGGFWLRPALDQPGGFREPLSELLTLVADGRLVLPPGPSYPLGDARRAHEDLLARRTTGKVVLTV, from the coding sequence ATGCGGGCGATTCTGGTGTCCCGGCTTGGTGGGCCTGAGGTTCTGGAGGCCGCTGAGCTGGACGATCCGGTGGCGGAGCCGGGACGGACTCTGGTCGACGTGACGGCGGCGGGGGTGAACTACGCCGACACGCATCGCACCGACGGTAGTTATCGGGCGGCGGTGGTGTTGCCGTTCGTGCCGGGGACCGAGGTGGCCGGGGTCGGGCCGGACGGGCGGCGGGTGGTGGCGCTGCTGTTCCCGGGTGGCGGGTATGCGTCGCGGGCTTCGGTGGCTGACGGTGACCTCGTCGAGATTCCCGACAAAGTGGACGACGCGAGTGCCTTGGCGCTGCTGGTGCAAGGGCTCACCGCTTGGCATCTGCTGCGTGGCAGTGCCCGGCTGTCGCAAGGGGAGACCGTGGTGGTCGGCGCCGCGTCGGGGGGTGTCGGGACCGTCGCGGTGCAGCTCGCGGCACAGTTCGGGGCCGGGCGGGTGATCGCGGCCGCCTCCACCGCCCAGAAACGGGAGCGGGCGTTGCGGCTCGGAGCGGACGTCGCGGTGGACAGTGCGGCCGACGGGTACGCGGAACGGATCCTGGAAGCCACCAGCGGCCGGGGCGCGGACGTGATCCTCGACTCGACCGGTGGTGACACGCTGGCCGCGGCACTGGGCGGGCTGGCCCACTACGGTCGCCTGATCAGTTACGGCAACGCGTCCCGGCAGGGGCGGGCGCCGGTCGACCCGGGTGCGCTGGCCGATCGGAACACGTCGGTCGGCGGGTTCTGGCTGCGCCCGGCCCTGGATCAGCCCGGCGGTTTCCGCGAACCGCTGTCCGAGCTGCTCACCCTGGTCGCCGACGGGCGTCTGGTCCTGCCGCCAGGACCGTCCTATCCGCTGGGTGACGCCCGCCGCGCCCACGAGGACCTGCTGGCCCGCCGCACCACCGGCAAGGTGGTCCTGACGGTCTGA
- a CDS encoding AAA family ATPase yields the protein MFIRAVRLDAVPGDGYPFGLPVVRGLVAGGELRFPTAVTLLAGDNGSGKSTLIEGIAVAAGFNPEGGTTSFNFATRASESELGGHLTLVRTAGRKPRTGFFLRAESYYNVATEIERLGVAGSYGGVSPHQRSHGESFLDLANHRFGAGGLYLLDEPEAALSVQGCLALLLRIAELVETGSQFLIATHSPVLLACPGATILEIAAGGAIEEVAYDQVEAVAMTRAFLADPGRFLEHLMSD from the coding sequence ATGTTCATCAGGGCCGTTCGGCTGGATGCGGTGCCGGGGGACGGGTATCCGTTCGGGTTGCCTGTGGTTCGGGGACTGGTCGCCGGTGGGGAGTTGCGGTTTCCGACGGCGGTCACGTTGCTGGCCGGGGACAACGGGAGTGGGAAGTCGACGCTGATCGAAGGGATCGCGGTGGCCGCCGGGTTCAACCCGGAAGGCGGGACCACCTCGTTCAACTTCGCCACCCGGGCCAGTGAGTCGGAGCTCGGCGGGCATCTGACGCTGGTGCGCACCGCCGGACGTAAACCCCGGACCGGGTTCTTCCTGCGGGCCGAGTCGTACTACAACGTCGCCACCGAGATCGAGCGGCTCGGGGTGGCCGGGTCCTACGGTGGGGTGTCACCGCACCAGCGGTCGCACGGGGAGTCGTTTCTCGACCTGGCCAACCATCGGTTCGGGGCCGGTGGGCTCTACCTGCTCGACGAACCCGAGGCGGCGCTGTCGGTGCAGGGCTGTCTGGCGCTGCTGCTGCGGATCGCCGAACTGGTGGAGACCGGCAGCCAGTTCCTGATCGCCACCCACTCGCCGGTTCTGCTGGCCTGCCCGGGGGCGACGATTCTGGAGATCGCGGCGGGCGGGGCCATCGAGGAGGTGGCCTACGACCAGGTGGAGGCGGTCGCCATGACCCGGGCGTTCCTGGCCGACCCGGGCCGGTTCCTCGAACACCTGATGAGCGACTGA